From one Oncorhynchus keta strain PuntledgeMale-10-30-2019 chromosome 30, Oket_V2, whole genome shotgun sequence genomic stretch:
- the LOC118373100 gene encoding copper transport protein ATOX1-like: MTTKQEFFVDMTCEGCSGAVTRVLNKLGGVQFEIDLPNKKVFIESDKDTDLLLETLKKTGKAANYIGPK, encoded by the exons ATGACGACC AAGCAGGAATTCTTTGTGGACATGACATGTGAGGGATGCTCTGGTGCAGTTACCCGAGTCCTCAATAAACTGG GTGGTGTCCAATTTGAGATCGACCTCCCCAACAAGAAGGTTTTCATTGAGTCTGACAAGGACACTGATTTGCTTCTGGAAACACTTAAGAAGACTGGAAAGGCGGCTAACTACATCGGCCCCAAGTga